The Mangrovivirga cuniculi genomic sequence GGGCAATACTAGCATCAACAGCCACTTCAACATTTTCCATACCTTCCACACCTTCAAGTTCAGCTCTCACAGCTTCGGTCAGTTCTCCATCACTCGGGCCACAAGCTGACATAATTAATATCATTAAAACAATTATCGGTCTGTATTTTGGTCGCATCATAAGCTTTTAATTTTGTTAATAAAATTTAATCAAATCCAAAGTTAATTTCACGGAAAAACACAATTGTTTTCATGAAAAACACATTAAAAGACTTATAATTTAACCAGGCTAATAATTATACCTCAAGGCATTCTGAATTTAATAATCAGTGAAGAAAGAATGGTCAAAACACCTATTGCCAGAATAGAATAATTCATCCCCATATAATCTGCAATTACTCCGGAAAGTAGCGCTCCTATAGCATATCCCATATCCCTCCACAACCGGAACACACCGATAGATTCTGCTCTTTGGACAGGCTTGGTATTATTGGCAATAGCAGTAAGGAAGGTAGGGTAAACCAGGGCCGTTCCTATACCCAACAAAATTGACAACGTTACAAACAGATAATACTCTTGTATAAAACCAAAGAGAACGATTACCAGTCCCTGCAATCCCATACCATAAAAAAGCATTTTCTTGTGTGAAAAAACATCTGCCATTTTTCCGGTGAATAATTGCCCAATACCCCATATCGCAGGATAAAGAGCCGTAATTAATCCAGTTTGCTCGCTATTGTAATCCATTGAAAACAAAAGTGCGGGTAAGAGCCCCCAAACCATTCCATCATTAAGATTGTTAACTAAGCCTGCCTGGGTAACCGAGCTAAGCGTCCTGTTTTTAAATGAAGTTTCAACAAAAATATTACCCTGGTGGGTATGTGTAGGTTCCGGCTTTTCCTGATCGGCAAATTTAGAGGTATCCTTAGCTAAAAACAATGACATTAAAAGCCCCATTACAGCTATCCCTATTCCTAAATAAAAAGGATAAGGAGTGACAGCATAATGATTAGCTATATATCCTGTTAAAAAGGCTACAACACCTACTGCCAGGTATCCGGCAGCTTCGTTAAACCCCATTGCCAGACCTCTTTCCTTCTGACCGACAAGATCGATCTTCATTATTACAGTACTACTCCAGGCCAACCCCTGGTTAATACCGAGAAATATATTAGCAACCACCACTAAATACCATTGGTTGGCAAATATTAAGATAAGCGGGACAGGTATGGCAAATAACCAACCGATAATCAGTAGTTTTTTTCTACCCAACTTATTTGATAATCTACCGGTGAAGTAATTAGCTATAGCTTTTGTAATTCCAAAGGCTAATATAAAAGATAGAAATGCAGTACTGGATTTTACACCAAATTCACTTTCTGCAAATTCAGGAAAGATAGTACGTTCCAGACCTACCATCCCTCCAACGAAGGCATTAATCAGGACAAGGATTAAAAATTGTTGCCAATTAGCCTTTAAGCCGTGTATTATGGATTTATTCATTAATGCGAAAATATATACTCATATTTCAAAACCTTAAAAGTTGATTTTTTTTACAATATGTTACGTGCTAATTATCACATTAAAAAATATTTATTTGACTTTATTAAATCGAGATAATAAATTCAGACACTTATTTTTAATTGGAGTCCAGTAACCAATACAAACGGGGCGTCACCGAAAAGCCATATGAGTAGGATGTATTTTTTAATAATTTTTTTAAGTATGAAATGGTATTCACAAGTTTTAAAAAACTACGCTAATTTTAACGGAAGAGCTAGAAGAAAAGAATATTGGATGTTTGTTCTTTTTAACTTTATTTTCACACTAATCACTCTTGCAATTGATGCAGCCATCATGTATCAATTTAGCTTTTTTATCCCGGTTCTAACTATTGCTTACTCTCTCGCAATGATGATCCCATCTATTGCTGTGGCGATCAGAAGACTTCATGATGTTGGTAAAAGTGGAGGGTATTTTCTATTAGCTTTTCTTCCAATCGCCAACATTTATTATATCATTCTTTTGTTAACTGCAGGAGAACCAAATAAAAATATGTTTGGTGAAGACCCTAAAAATGAAAAGGAATTTTCTTCTTATGATAACATTGTTTCTGAAGCATAAGAAAAAACATATACTATTCACTAAAGCACAGGTTGAACCTGTGCTTTTTTTATTTATATGATTTAACTTCTTTAAATTAAAAGGATATGCCAGACACCAATAATGCAAAAAGAATTTACATTTCGTTTCTACTCTATTCTCAACGATTTT encodes the following:
- a CDS encoding MFS transporter, which produces MNKSIIHGLKANWQQFLILVLINAFVGGMVGLERTIFPEFAESEFGVKSSTAFLSFILAFGITKAIANYFTGRLSNKLGRKKLLIIGWLFAIPVPLILIFANQWYLVVVANIFLGINQGLAWSSTVIMKIDLVGQKERGLAMGFNEAAGYLAVGVVAFLTGYIANHYAVTPYPFYLGIGIAVMGLLMSLFLAKDTSKFADQEKPEPTHTHQGNIFVETSFKNRTLSSVTQAGLVNNLNDGMVWGLLPALLFSMDYNSEQTGLITALYPAIWGIGQLFTGKMADVFSHKKMLFYGMGLQGLVIVLFGFIQEYYLFVTLSILLGIGTALVYPTFLTAIANNTKPVQRAESIGVFRLWRDMGYAIGALLSGVIADYMGMNYSILAIGVLTILSSLIIKFRMP
- a CDS encoding DUF805 domain-containing protein, with translation MKWYSQVLKNYANFNGRARRKEYWMFVLFNFIFTLITLAIDAAIMYQFSFFIPVLTIAYSLAMMIPSIAVAIRRLHDVGKSGGYFLLAFLPIANIYYIILLLTAGEPNKNMFGEDPKNEKEFSSYDNIVSEA